One part of the Enterococcus sp. DIV1094 genome encodes these proteins:
- a CDS encoding AAA family ATPase: MDGHVELYEIPQPSLMSVWEKLPLYEPPLVKNVLRRHQKLIISGASKSGKTSLAIQLAIAVAEGTCWLENECAQGGVLFVNFGLSTYMMFSRVHEIYSSLNIEPSNVEQIDVINYKGNALADNYIHFMDSIQNIANGNKYRLIIIDSIDYVQGFSEFEASRHINRLLDNLMIQTNACIAFTTSAGNPPIETLCDSVAKLIPTGDKAVSDFRLSIENNTYQKTDTDQQLLKYEYPTMQALGRYNFKDVKRANNLKKEKSVQEFEEAFYKLSLEGKNVSVLELADHLGVARESLYRRIKKLDNFEVQLGIVKPVNNK; this comes from the coding sequence ATGGATGGGCACGTAGAATTGTACGAAATACCACAGCCCAGTCTTATGAGTGTATGGGAAAAGTTACCATTGTATGAGCCACCACTAGTGAAAAATGTGCTGAGAAGACATCAAAAACTAATTATTTCGGGGGCTAGTAAGTCTGGGAAAACATCTTTAGCTATCCAGTTGGCGATTGCAGTAGCTGAAGGGACGTGTTGGCTAGAAAACGAATGCGCACAAGGTGGCGTACTATTTGTAAATTTTGGTTTATCAACGTACATGATGTTCAGTAGAGTGCATGAAATTTATTCATCTTTAAACATTGAACCTAGTAATGTAGAGCAAATTGATGTCATTAACTATAAAGGAAATGCTTTGGCGGATAACTACATTCATTTTATGGATAGTATACAGAATATCGCAAATGGGAACAAATATAGATTGATCATTATTGATTCAATCGATTATGTACAAGGTTTTTCCGAGTTTGAGGCTAGTCGTCATATTAATCGATTATTAGACAACCTGATGATTCAAACTAATGCGTGCATTGCATTTACTACGAGTGCAGGTAACCCACCAATAGAGACCTTATGCGATAGCGTGGCTAAATTGATTCCAACAGGTGATAAAGCGGTCAGTGATTTCAGGCTATCCATCGAAAATAATACCTACCAAAAGACTGACACTGACCAGCAACTATTAAAGTATGAGTATCCAACAATGCAAGCCTTAGGAAGATATAATTTTAAAGATGTAAAGCGAGCCAACAATTTAAAAAAAGAAAAATCTGTTCAGGAATTTGAAGAGGCTTTTTACAAGTTGAGCTTAGAGGGGAAGAATGTCTCAGTATTGGAATTAGCTGATCACTTAGGGGTTGCCAGAGAGTCTCTATATCGAAGAATAAAAAAGCTTGATAATTTTGAAGTTCAATTAGGGATAGTTAAGCCTGTAAATAACAAGTAA
- a CDS encoding DUF2292 domain-containing protein produces the protein MDKVYIDGQTKTEKVDLPTHGTVKLIVQDGRVIRTETTISKKLK, from the coding sequence ATGGATAAAGTTTATATTGATGGACAGACTAAAACGGAAAAGGTGGACTTGCCTACCCATGGTACGGTAAAATTAATTGTACAAGACGGTCGTGTGATCCGTACAGAAACCACCATATCAAAAAAGCTGAAATAG
- a CDS encoding PBECR4 domain-containing protein: MRIVLNRYNDVVLTNLLNDYRCNFHGRSCKVRTNYKGLKEFEVAFYDEGLPHLLGLHYVGKNRAGSRILEDIDNGRMTAKTIMKHAEFRQKDIRNRILLYPFVYEVFVDQKIKVCVPMDNVKPNNMRLSCVFTKKGTKEEIVLGLKRDNRDGIFKPATLHSNKKAKYTLLKCSKVESIIWNEV, translated from the coding sequence ATGAGGATTGTCTTGAATCGGTATAATGATGTTGTATTAACGAATCTTTTAAATGATTATCGTTGTAATTTTCATGGTAGATCATGTAAAGTAAGGACGAACTATAAAGGGTTGAAAGAGTTTGAAGTAGCTTTTTATGATGAAGGTCTGCCGCATCTTTTAGGGCTTCACTATGTTGGAAAAAATAGAGCAGGTAGTAGGATATTAGAAGATATTGACAACGGACGAATGACAGCCAAAACAATCATGAAGCATGCAGAATTTCGCCAAAAAGATATTAGAAATAGAATCCTACTTTATCCTTTCGTGTACGAGGTGTTTGTTGATCAAAAAATCAAAGTGTGTGTACCGATGGATAATGTAAAGCCAAATAACATGAGATTAAGTTGCGTATTTACTAAAAAGGGAACGAAAGAAGAAATTGTACTGGGGTTAAAAAGAGATAATCGAGATGGGATTTTTAAACCAGCTACATTACATTCAAATAAGAAAGCGAAATATACACTTCTTAAATGTTCTAAGGTAGAAAGTATTATCTGGAATGAGGTCTAG
- a CDS encoding DEAD/DEAH box helicase, which yields MDCLFDIPVNIENNNKLRKPQIEAYMAAKSFFSDENNKEALVVLPTGTGKSGLIAISPFGVAKKRVLVITPGIVTKASVIKTLHPLDKNFWLTYDVIFNPKNLPAIEEYTSDMLDSSLNKLDIVVTNVQQLNQSNSNSLINRVDNDFFDLIIVDEAHHSVADSWKKALAYFNDAKVLHVTGTPYRGDHQELPGKEIHNTPLSEVMALKYVKGLRKKTINSSQLFFTIPESDIPLTKEEVLVLKEKEWVERSISLSESCSKEVIGETINQLNEIKTISTKVPHKILAIACSIKHAEDLKNWYEEKGMSAEIVHSDMKPDSLEKAFQRIESHQCNVVVSVNMLMEGYDHKYLTVLGLFRPYRSKNAFAQVVGRVLRSIPDSEIVNFDIDNNAVVVFHEEIGLNSMWEDFSSEVEKSKKIPVKEYTVSDREYVQREILYANVTVDDHYLSDEDSYLKEVDFNKLFEEARNKTKQEKETRRKQLEGLGIPDNQIEAMLSGLEKEITEKSSLEIDELLITKRPEDVRRRTREFLFKNANETAAALLFEYGIPEQGNELVPVFNRFFSGALTVSDKNNGIIVRFINSKLSRKFGPVKNREPETLLASKEYAQNQLVPEIRRLLDNVR from the coding sequence ATGGATTGTTTGTTTGATATACCTGTTAATATTGAGAATAATAATAAATTGAGAAAACCTCAGATAGAAGCGTATATGGCTGCGAAGTCATTTTTCAGTGACGAAAATAACAAGGAAGCTTTAGTAGTTCTCCCAACAGGAACTGGGAAGAGTGGACTGATTGCGATTTCTCCTTTCGGAGTTGCAAAAAAGCGAGTGCTAGTAATAACACCGGGAATTGTTACAAAAGCAAGTGTTATAAAAACTTTACACCCTTTGGATAAAAACTTTTGGTTAACTTACGACGTTATTTTTAATCCAAAGAATCTTCCTGCAATTGAAGAATATACTTCAGACATGCTAGACTCCAGTTTGAATAAATTGGACATAGTTGTTACAAATGTTCAACAGCTGAATCAAAGCAATAGCAACTCTCTAATTAATAGAGTTGATAATGATTTTTTCGATTTAATTATTGTTGATGAGGCGCATCACTCCGTAGCCGATTCTTGGAAGAAGGCATTAGCATATTTCAATGACGCAAAAGTTCTACATGTTACAGGTACTCCTTATCGAGGTGATCATCAGGAATTACCGGGGAAAGAAATTCACAATACGCCATTATCTGAAGTTATGGCTTTAAAATATGTTAAAGGATTAAGAAAGAAAACTATAAACAGTAGCCAATTATTCTTCACAATTCCCGAATCCGACATACCTCTGACAAAAGAAGAAGTTTTAGTTCTAAAAGAGAAAGAATGGGTAGAAAGATCTATATCACTGTCGGAATCTTGTTCAAAAGAGGTTATTGGTGAAACAATCAATCAATTGAATGAAATCAAGACAATTTCTACTAAAGTTCCTCATAAAATTTTAGCCATTGCTTGCAGTATAAAACATGCTGAAGATTTAAAAAATTGGTATGAAGAAAAAGGGATGAGTGCAGAGATTGTGCACAGTGATATGAAGCCGGATTCTTTGGAGAAAGCTTTTCAAAGAATTGAAAGTCATCAATGCAATGTTGTTGTTTCAGTTAATATGCTTATGGAAGGATACGATCACAAGTATTTAACCGTTTTAGGATTATTCCGACCATACAGAAGCAAGAACGCATTTGCGCAAGTAGTGGGTAGAGTGCTACGGTCCATCCCTGATTCTGAAATAGTAAACTTCGATATAGACAATAACGCAGTAGTTGTTTTTCATGAAGAAATTGGACTCAATAGTATGTGGGAAGACTTCTCTTCTGAAGTTGAAAAAAGTAAAAAAATACCAGTAAAAGAGTATACTGTATCTGATAGAGAATATGTTCAAAGAGAAATTTTATACGCTAATGTTACTGTTGATGACCACTACTTATCTGATGAAGATTCTTATCTAAAAGAAGTAGATTTTAACAAATTATTTGAAGAAGCTAGAAATAAAACTAAACAGGAAAAAGAAACGAGAAGGAAGCAATTGGAAGGGTTAGGGATTCCTGATAACCAAATAGAGGCTATGCTATCCGGTTTAGAAAAAGAGATCACTGAGAAATCTTCACTTGAAATAGATGAACTACTAATAACCAAGCGCCCCGAAGATGTTCGACGCAGAACAAGAGAATTTTTATTTAAAAACGCTAATGAAACAGCTGCGGCATTATTATTTGAGTATGGTATTCCTGAGCAAGGTAATGAGTTAGTACCTGTGTTCAATAGATTTTTTAGTGGAGCATTGACCGTTTCCGACAAGAACAATGGAATAATCGTAAGATTTATTAATAGTAAGTTGTCTCGAAAGTTTGGTCCAGTTAAGAATAGAGAGCCTGAAACTTTATTGGCTTCAAAAGAATACGCTCAAAATCAACTAGTACCTGAGATAAGGAGATTATTAGACAATGTTAGATAG
- a CDS encoding DUF3329 domain-containing protein: protein MNRIIDSVCKHKKMIVIVSVYLVMVILNFLTPLIADDIEYMYKTTSFSTILHDEYLQYMNWTGRSVVHIIARLFLLMPKVVFNFMNPLIYVLLTLLIYKISTKDHKNFYVFKYLMINLLIWLFIPTFGQTILWETGAANYLWGGIIIVSFLFLYHRYYTKGQELPFNQPLQIIFMTILGILAGWCNENTSGGAILVVLGYLYFIYKEKRPMKAWLFTGLGGAIFGLLMMVAAPGNAIRATYFDRSTWSFARKLYTGVFGITRTLYENSLQLFILTAILIALGIIFNQHKNWFRLSYVYILAGLATIYVLSLSPTGLNWGRSFFGGALYIIIAMLLEWPDKLSKTTAGSFYSVISAVLIVQFLFTFVIGANGIVQSYRDINEQYRYVENQKKQGNLNPLIADFNANEGMPYPAYSSALSHVGANIDSQVNRSNAKYFGLETIRSVSKNDWNTIYKNGDPTLMNIWDYKEYLKELADSDYTVLISGAGTSQQMNESLAADIAKLLPELDLQQFTQGWNFSGIRQADQDPILSQNENYNAVGQEFAEKQVSMSSSFTPYEEQQFSRIKIDGTDVSRNKTGINIVVLSKDGKILDAVNILSTEQGVTISR, encoded by the coding sequence ATGAATCGAATAATCGATAGTGTCTGCAAGCATAAAAAGATGATAGTGATTGTTTCTGTCTATCTAGTCATGGTCATCTTGAATTTTTTAACACCATTGATTGCAGATGATATTGAATACATGTACAAAACGACAAGTTTTTCAACTATTCTCCATGACGAATATCTACAATACATGAATTGGACTGGTCGATCAGTGGTTCACATCATTGCACGTTTATTTTTATTGATGCCGAAAGTCGTATTCAATTTTATGAATCCGTTGATTTATGTTTTGCTAACCCTTTTGATCTATAAAATATCAACAAAAGATCATAAGAATTTTTATGTGTTTAAATATTTGATGATCAATTTGTTGATTTGGTTATTTATCCCAACTTTTGGACAAACGATCTTATGGGAGACTGGAGCGGCGAATTATCTATGGGGCGGCATCATCATCGTTAGCTTCCTTTTCTTGTATCACCGCTATTATACAAAAGGTCAAGAATTACCATTCAATCAACCATTGCAAATTATCTTTATGACAATTTTGGGGATTCTTGCCGGATGGTGTAATGAAAATACATCTGGTGGAGCGATTCTTGTTGTTTTAGGTTATCTCTATTTTATTTATAAAGAAAAACGACCAATGAAAGCATGGTTATTCACAGGTTTAGGTGGAGCAATCTTTGGACTATTGATGATGGTTGCAGCGCCTGGAAATGCGATACGAGCAACTTATTTTGATCGTAGTACATGGTCATTTGCGCGTAAATTATATACTGGTGTTTTTGGGATTACACGTACTCTATACGAAAATAGTTTGCAATTATTTATTTTAACGGCGATTTTAATTGCGCTAGGTATTATTTTTAATCAACATAAAAACTGGTTCCGACTTTCATATGTATATATTCTTGCTGGACTAGCAACTATCTATGTATTATCTCTTTCACCAACTGGACTTAACTGGGGGCGTTCATTCTTTGGAGGCGCATTGTACATTATCATTGCGATGTTACTTGAATGGCCAGATAAATTATCGAAGACAACAGCTGGTAGTTTTTATAGTGTGATCAGTGCAGTCTTGATCGTTCAATTTTTGTTTACATTTGTCATAGGTGCGAATGGAATCGTTCAATCTTACCGAGATATCAACGAGCAATACCGTTATGTGGAGAACCAAAAAAAGCAAGGGAATCTGAATCCTTTGATTGCTGATTTCAATGCAAATGAAGGGATGCCCTATCCTGCATATTCTAGTGCGTTGTCACACGTGGGGGCAAACATAGATTCCCAAGTGAATCGTTCGAATGCTAAATATTTTGGCTTAGAAACAATTCGTTCGGTTTCTAAAAATGATTGGAATACGATTTATAAAAATGGCGATCCAACCTTGATGAACATTTGGGATTATAAGGAATATCTAAAAGAATTAGCAGACTCAGATTATACGGTGCTGATTTCTGGTGCTGGAACGTCACAGCAGATGAATGAATCTTTAGCAGCGGATATAGCAAAACTTTTACCTGAGCTTGATTTGCAGCAGTTTACTCAGGGCTGGAACTTTAGCGGTATTCGTCAAGCGGATCAAGACCCTATTCTTTCACAGAATGAAAATTACAATGCGGTGGGGCAAGAATTTGCTGAGAAGCAAGTCTCAATGAGTTCTAGTTTTACCCCATATGAAGAGCAACAATTTTCTAGAATAAAAATCGATGGTACCGATGTATCAAGAAATAAAACAGGGATAAATATTGTTGTGCTTTCCAAAGACGGAAAAATCTTGGATGCCGTAAATATCCTTTCAACTGAACAGGGAGTTACCATTTCGAGATAA
- a CDS encoding ISL3 family transposase: MENSIKKMLRLTDKYLTIQDVSYETFHQTNTLVIDAVLAPPTSACLTCGSAVRDSKGKTVIVKNGKKMTCIRFDQFNHLPLIMRLKKQRYHCRNCHTHWTAQSYFVRPNHSIAEHVKMKIIALLTEKVSLSFIAKHCQVSIPTVTRILKSLKTYLPKQAKRHLPKVLMVDEFRSHVSSEDKMSFICADGETGQLVDILPTRKLSRLTTYFQTCVNPSDVDYLVTDMNAAYFQLTKKVFPHAKLVIDRFHVIKHMNQAFQDFRVREMKRLIASGNRTMPRKLKSHWRLLTKNRKNINHTEYKTWRSFRAPKYPYLTEAMVLDRLLSASTALKVAYQAFHELADAFRDKDHESFFTLLHQLPETLDKEFRLKLQNLLSYEEGIRHSLIYPYSNGKIEAKNTHIKTLKRVSYGFKSFENMRIRIFLTNQVIHVK, translated from the coding sequence ATGGAAAATTCTATCAAAAAAATGCTCCGATTAACAGATAAATATTTAACCATCCAAGATGTTTCTTACGAAACGTTCCATCAAACCAATACTTTAGTTATTGACGCAGTGTTAGCTCCTCCTACTTCTGCTTGTTTGACTTGTGGCTCTGCCGTGAGAGATTCGAAGGGGAAAACGGTCATTGTCAAAAATGGCAAGAAAATGACCTGCATTCGTTTCGATCAATTCAACCATTTACCGCTAATCATGCGGCTGAAGAAACAACGTTATCACTGTAGAAACTGCCATACCCATTGGACAGCCCAAAGCTATTTTGTTCGGCCAAATCATTCGATTGCCGAGCATGTAAAAATGAAAATCATTGCTTTACTCACCGAAAAGGTCTCCTTATCTTTTATCGCAAAGCATTGCCAGGTGTCTATTCCAACGGTGACGCGTATTTTGAAGTCGTTAAAAACCTATTTACCAAAACAAGCCAAGCGCCACCTGCCCAAAGTATTGATGGTCGATGAATTTCGTTCCCATGTATCCTCAGAAGATAAGATGAGTTTTATTTGTGCCGATGGGGAAACCGGGCAATTAGTTGATATCTTACCCACTCGAAAATTGTCTCGGTTGACCACTTATTTCCAGACATGTGTGAATCCATCTGACGTCGACTATTTAGTTACTGATATGAATGCGGCGTATTTTCAACTAACAAAAAAAGTATTTCCTCATGCCAAACTGGTCATTGATCGTTTTCATGTGATCAAACACATGAATCAAGCGTTCCAAGATTTTCGTGTCCGTGAAATGAAACGCCTGATTGCTTCGGGCAATCGGACAATGCCAAGGAAATTAAAAAGCCATTGGCGCTTACTCACCAAAAATCGGAAGAATATCAACCACACAGAATATAAAACTTGGCGTAGCTTTCGTGCCCCAAAGTATCCTTACCTGACAGAAGCCATGGTGCTTGACCGTTTATTAAGTGCTTCAACTGCCTTGAAAGTCGCCTATCAAGCGTTCCATGAACTAGCGGATGCCTTTCGTGACAAAGACCACGAGTCATTTTTCACTCTCTTGCATCAGTTACCAGAAACATTAGATAAAGAATTTCGGCTAAAACTACAAAATCTTCTGAGCTATGAAGAAGGGATTCGTCATTCTTTGATTTATCCTTACTCTAATGGGAAAATTGAAGCAAAAAACACCCACATCAAAACACTCAAACGAGTGTCTTATGGCTTTAAATCATTTGAGAACATGCGCATCCGAATCTTTTTGACGAATCAAGTCATTCACGTCAAATAA
- a CDS encoding acyl-CoA thioesterase → MEKYTGYIREPFYYETDQMGIIHHSNYIRWFEEARVALLEHLDFSYKKIEEQGIIIPVLGVSCEYKEMIRYGDSIRIQPIIESYTGTRLNFRYEIYGTEDQRLRTTGTSQHCFLLAENQRLAKLSRINPELDALFHTYAKLDTDHASATIKK, encoded by the coding sequence ATGGAAAAATATACTGGCTACATCAGAGAGCCTTTTTACTACGAAACCGACCAAATGGGAATCATTCATCACAGCAATTATATCCGTTGGTTTGAAGAAGCACGTGTTGCGTTATTGGAACATTTAGACTTTAGTTATAAGAAAATCGAAGAACAAGGAATCATTATTCCTGTATTAGGTGTGAGTTGCGAATACAAAGAAATGATCCGCTATGGCGATAGTATTCGTATCCAACCGATCATCGAGAGCTACACGGGAACGCGCCTAAATTTCCGCTATGAGATCTATGGTACAGAAGATCAGCGATTACGAACAACTGGTACGAGCCAACATTGTTTCCTGCTCGCAGAAAACCAACGTTTAGCAAAACTAAGTCGTATCAATCCCGAATTAGATGCCTTATTTCACACTTATGCAAAACTCGATACAGATCACGCTTCTGCAACAATCAAAAAATAA
- a CDS encoding NAD(P)H-hydrate dehydratase codes for MELNEKLLQQVITPRPIESHKGTYGKVVLIGGNEQFGGAIIMSALAAVHSGAGLTTVVTDPNNHVAVHSHLPEAMVGDWTNKETWHSAFEDADVLLIGPGLGTNQQSLALLQFTLTNQTKKQWIVIDGSALTLLATHSLALPYPEQTVLTPHQMEWQRVSGLNLDEQTQEHNQQKQQELGAFLVLKSHQTTIYGPKGNYPNPAGSPAMATGGMGDTLAGMIAGFLAQFPKNEKTISAAVYLHSFIGDQLAKEQYVVLPTQISKEIPKWMHYFSQK; via the coding sequence ATGGAATTAAACGAAAAACTACTCCAGCAAGTGATTACTCCTCGCCCTATCGAATCGCATAAAGGTACGTATGGCAAAGTCGTGCTGATTGGCGGAAATGAACAGTTTGGTGGCGCGATCATCATGAGCGCATTAGCAGCTGTCCATAGTGGCGCTGGTTTAACGACTGTCGTGACTGATCCTAACAACCATGTGGCAGTCCATAGTCATTTACCCGAGGCAATGGTGGGAGATTGGACAAATAAAGAAACATGGCATTCGGCTTTTGAAGATGCTGACGTCTTACTCATTGGTCCAGGGTTAGGAACGAACCAACAAAGTCTTGCGCTTCTGCAATTTACCCTGACCAATCAAACGAAAAAACAATGGATCGTCATTGATGGCTCCGCATTGACGTTACTTGCTACACATTCCCTTGCCCTACCTTATCCAGAACAAACCGTACTCACCCCGCATCAAATGGAATGGCAACGGGTCAGCGGTTTGAACTTGGATGAGCAAACTCAGGAACATAATCAGCAAAAGCAGCAAGAATTAGGTGCATTCCTTGTTTTAAAAAGTCATCAAACGACGATCTATGGGCCAAAAGGGAACTATCCCAATCCAGCCGGCTCACCAGCAATGGCTACTGGGGGGATGGGTGATACTTTAGCTGGCATGATTGCTGGTTTTTTAGCTCAGTTTCCCAAAAACGAAAAAACGATCAGTGCCGCTGTCTATTTGCATAGTTTTATTGGTGACCAATTAGCAAAAGAGCAGTATGTCGTTTTACCGACTCAAATCAGTAAAGAAATCCCAAAATGGATGCATTATTTTAGCCAAAAATAG
- the pepV gene encoding dipeptidase PepV: MTINWQKEVEARKEDLLEDLKNLLRVSSERDDSQATEDAPFGPGPRDALKHMLAYGERDGFVVKNVDNYAGHIDLGEGDETLGIFGHMDVVPAGDGWDTDPYEPVIKDGKIFARGSSDDKGPSMAAYYAMKIIKDLDLELSKKVRFVVGSDEESGWADMAYYFEHEEEPDFGFSPDAEFPIINGEKGNVSFALRFKGDNAGDYVLKSFTSGLRENMVPGTATAKIEVPSADSAIALEKAFYEFVEANPISGTIEAEHTFVTINVVGKGAHGASPQSGINAGSFLASFLDNYEFIGAAKQFIHVAAAYVHEDFYGEKLGVAHEDEKMGKLTMNAGLFAFKENGSEDDNYINMNFRFPKGTTTDELESKLNETVAAEGATVTRGARVMEPHYVPMDDPLVETLLQVYEDHTGEKGYEQIIGGGTYGRLLKRGVAYGAMFPGYTDTMHQANEFMSLDDLFRATAIYADAIYRLAK, from the coding sequence ATGACAATCAATTGGCAAAAAGAAGTCGAAGCACGTAAAGAAGACTTGCTTGAAGACTTAAAAAATCTTTTACGCGTGAGCAGTGAACGTGATGATTCACAAGCAACGGAAGATGCACCGTTTGGACCTGGTCCTCGTGACGCATTGAAACACATGCTTGCATATGGCGAACGTGATGGTTTCGTTGTAAAAAACGTGGACAATTACGCAGGTCACATCGATCTAGGTGAAGGGGACGAAACGTTAGGTATTTTTGGACATATGGACGTTGTACCAGCTGGCGATGGCTGGGATACAGACCCTTACGAACCAGTAATCAAGGATGGGAAAATCTTTGCTCGCGGATCAAGCGATGACAAAGGACCAAGTATGGCTGCATACTATGCAATGAAAATCATCAAAGACTTAGACTTAGAATTATCGAAAAAAGTTCGTTTTGTCGTAGGTAGCGATGAAGAGAGTGGTTGGGCAGACATGGCTTACTACTTTGAACATGAAGAAGAACCTGATTTTGGTTTCTCACCAGATGCAGAATTCCCGATCATCAACGGAGAAAAAGGAAATGTTTCTTTTGCTTTGCGTTTTAAAGGCGATAATGCCGGCGACTATGTATTGAAATCATTTACGTCTGGTTTACGTGAAAACATGGTGCCAGGAACAGCAACTGCAAAAATTGAAGTACCAAGTGCAGATTCAGCGATTGCTTTAGAAAAAGCATTTTACGAATTTGTTGAAGCAAATCCAATCAGCGGAACGATCGAAGCAGAGCATACATTTGTCACGATCAATGTAGTTGGTAAAGGCGCACACGGTGCAAGCCCACAATCTGGGATCAACGCAGGCTCTTTCTTAGCAAGCTTCCTTGATAACTACGAGTTTATTGGTGCAGCCAAACAATTCATCCATGTGGCAGCAGCCTACGTCCATGAAGACTTCTATGGCGAGAAACTAGGCGTTGCTCATGAAGATGAAAAAATGGGTAAACTAACAATGAACGCTGGCTTGTTTGCGTTTAAAGAAAATGGATCAGAAGACGATAACTACATCAACATGAATTTCCGTTTCCCTAAAGGCACGACTACAGATGAATTGGAAAGCAAGCTGAACGAAACAGTCGCAGCAGAAGGCGCAACTGTCACTCGTGGCGCTCGTGTGATGGAACCACATTATGTACCAATGGATGATCCATTGGTTGAAACATTGTTGCAAGTCTACGAAGATCATACTGGCGAAAAAGGCTACGAACAAATCATCGGTGGCGGCACATACGGACGTTTATTGAAACGTGGGGTCGCTTATGGCGCAATGTTCCCAGGTTACACAGATACGATGCACCAAGCAAACGAATTTATGAGTCTAGATGACTTATTCCGTGCTACGGCGATTTATGCGGATGCCATCTACCGTTTGGCGAAGTAA
- a CDS encoding GntR family transcriptional regulator has product MPKYIEIAHSLKNKIIEGVFKEGELLPNQEALAKTYNTSRVTIRKAIQLLIDESLLYTRRGSGTYVRSNIKKDNENVTQINSVFGTSAQEGTEVTSKIIRFDVRFPTSYESEELQIKATDPVYDIKRVRYVNGEARSIESSIMPLKYIKDLDEEILKGSIYNYIREELGYVVSAARRVIIASKANHLDSEEFGIEVGEPILETNQIVFFDDGTPFDLSKTRYPYTSGKIVADIN; this is encoded by the coding sequence ATGCCTAAATATATAGAAATCGCGCACTCTTTGAAAAATAAAATCATTGAAGGGGTGTTTAAAGAAGGCGAGCTATTACCGAATCAAGAAGCTTTAGCAAAAACCTACAATACGAGCCGAGTAACGATTAGAAAAGCGATACAACTGTTGATTGACGAATCTTTACTATACACAAGACGAGGCTCAGGGACATATGTTAGAAGTAACATTAAAAAGGACAATGAGAATGTCACGCAAATCAATAGTGTATTTGGCACTTCTGCGCAAGAAGGTACAGAGGTGACGAGTAAAATCATTCGCTTTGATGTGCGTTTTCCAACTTCTTATGAATCCGAGGAGCTGCAAATAAAAGCGACTGATCCGGTCTATGACATCAAGCGTGTGAGGTATGTCAATGGGGAGGCTAGAAGTATTGAAAGTTCGATCATGCCGCTCAAGTACATCAAAGATTTGGATGAAGAAATCTTGAAGGGTTCGATCTATAACTATATCAGAGAAGAGCTGGGGTATGTGGTCAGTGCGGCCCGTCGCGTGATTATTGCTTCTAAAGCTAATCATCTAGACAGCGAAGAATTTGGGATTGAAGTAGGAGAGCCAATCTTGGAAACAAATCAGATCGTCTTTTTTGATGATGGCACGCCGTTTGATTTATCTAAGACAAGATATCCTTACACATCTGGAAAAATCGTCGCGGATATCAATTAA